DNA from Deltaproteobacteria bacterium:
ACCGCCCGCATCACTGTGCTCGACAACGATCTTGACCCGGCCGGCGAACACCCGCCGGTCGGCGGTGCCGAAATTCTTGTGCACGCGCATCCTGAAACCCTGCTGGCGCGGTTGCAGACCGGCCCGGAGGGCGTCGCGGGCTTGGCGACGCCGGCGGATGTCAGGCCTGCCGCCATAGTCCTCTCCGTCCGCCATCCGGACTTCAACCCGCGCCACCTACGGTTGGACGGCAGCGCGCTCGTCATCGACCCGCGCCGCCAGTTGTACGAACGCGAAGTGGCGCGCTGACAGGGGCGCGATCAGCTCCCCCAACCTCAATGCCGCGGCGCCAGCGTGTGTTTGTGCTCAGTGATCGTGCAATGCTGCAAACACACCTTCCCGCCGTCCTGCTTCTTCGCCCGCAGGACCGTTCGCTTCACCGGGCGGGACAAGAACTCATACTTCAAGTTGGGCTCGTGCGCGCCGGGCGGCAATGCCAACGAGGAGTTCTCCTTCACTACCTCCCAGTTCTTGTCGACCAACGTCAGGCTGGCAATGCGGCTGCCGAGGTCGACTTCGCACGGCCTCGCGCGTGGCTTGTCGTCCGGCTTTCGCTTGAAACGGCTCTGGTATCCGCCGCGCAGCAGCTGCCGCCAGGTTTCATTGAGACGGCCGATCTCGCCGTTACCGGTTGCGGCCACCCGCGGGCTGGCTTGGTGTGTTTGGCGCCGCGGCGCTGGCTTGCGCTTATTGTCCCTCTTGCTCCGAGGCATAGTGCACTCTCCCTGTTGCGCTATTGCTTAGCCAGTCGTTGTTCGAGCCCGAGCGCTTGTAGATCAGGGTCCGGGCGCAACAGCGCGCGCGGCACCTCGCGCAGATCGAGAATGTCGGCGAAGTGGGGCAAGTCGAGCGCGCGCAGTTGCTCGTCCAGCTCGACGAGGAGACGCAGGTCCGCCGGCTCATAGTCCTCCGGATTGGCGACCGAGCAGCGTTCACCCTCGAAGAGGTCGGCATCGAGGATGGCGTTGACGGCGTAGCGCGCGGACTCGTTGGCGGCTTCCATGCTGGTCAGCCGGGTGTGGGTTTGCATCAGCACTCCGGCGAGCACCAGCTTGTTGAAATGCACCCGGTAATTGCCCGGCTGGCCCGGGCGGCGGCGGTATTGGCCCGGGCGGTTGGTCAGGTAGGGCATGCGGTTCTTGTTCGGCAGATTGGGTCGCGCGCTACCGGGCCGGCCGAAGACGATACCGTCATCGAGATGGTAGAAGACCGGGTCGGGCAAGTGCCGGGGCTGCAAGCCCTGGGCGGCGAGCTGTTTTTCCGCGATCGAGCGGATCTGGGCCCAGGCTTCGCGGGCGATCTCATCGCGGGTGCATTCCCAGGCGCAACGGCCGTTACCACCGGGATTCGACCAGTCGGAGATGTCGACCGAGAGCACGCCGCGGTAGCCGCTCCACCAGCCGCGCTTCTCCATCCAGAACTGCGGCTGCGCGATGGCCGACAGGCGCCAGGGCGAATCGGGGTAGACCGAGTGGCCTTCCAAAATGCGGATGTCACTGTTGAAGTAGTACTGGATGCCGCTCATATGGGCGTAGCCGCCGCCGCTGTCGGCGGCCGTGCGCACGCCCAGGGGGAAGCTGCGCAGGCGCTCGAAGTCTTCCCCGTACAGCTCGGGGTAATCGCGCGCCAAGCCCTGGAGCACGTGCGCCGGCAGGGCGAGGACGTAGTAGTCACGGATCAGCGCGGCCGCGTGCTCCTCCTCTTGCGCTTTGCCGCGGGGCCGCTGCGCGCCGTCTTCTTGCTCGCGCTCGACGATCACCATCGGCCACACCTGGCCGTCGAAGAACTCGAAGCCGTCGAGGACACCGCGCCGGAATTCGACTCCTTGGGCCTCCAGATAACGCCGCCAGTGATCAAACCACACTTGGCTGGCAGGGCCGTTGAGCGTACCGTCGACGCGGGCCGCGGGGTCGAACTGGTCGTGCAGCATCTGCGCGGCGATGGTGCCGTAGGTGCGGGCATCGCACTGCCGCGCGGTCATGGCCAAGGCGGTCTGAGTGGTGGTCTCGATATATTTCTGCGCCCCCGGGCTGAACTGCTCGGCCTCGAGGAAGTTCCACCACGACATCTGCTCGTAGTCGGCGCGGCGCGCCTTACAGCTGGTCATGTACTTGAACATCTTGAGCTGAAAGCGCGCCACGTCACTGAGCGTGAGCCCCATGGCCTTGAGCAGGTCGCAGAGCTCGTCGAAGAACGCCTGCACCGACGGCGTCGTGCGGCGGCGAAATGCCGAGGGCGCCTTGGCCGTGCTGGTGCCGAGCCCCTGGAACGGCGTCGGCACGACGTTGTCGAGCACCGTGCGGGGGCTCTCCTCGAACATCGGCCGGTCTTCCTTGGCCACGGGAGTGCGCCGCATGCTGTCGAAGAGGTTGCGGTAGAACGACGGGAAGAAGCGGAAACCGTGCTCGCCGGGAACCCAGTCTTCGACGATGTGGAAGGAGACGAAGTCGCGCTCCGCGTCCGGCCGGCTCCAGTCGTCGGCAAACCCGAGCCCCATGGCTACCGGCTTGAGCTCGAGCACGCGGCCACTCTTCTTCAGCTCCGGGCTGAGCAACTTGCGCAGCTGTTCCTTGACCGCCAGCGCGCGTTGCCAATCGATGCGCTCCGGCTTGCGGTAGTTCTCGTACGGGACGGCCCCGCGTTGGTCGCAGTGGCCGCGCACCTCGACCAGCTTTACGGCCTCGGCTTCGAGTAGCTCCTTGACCACGGCCTGCAAGGCGTCGCTGGCGGCCGCGGGCTCGGCAAAGCGCGTGGAGTTCTTGCGGAACTTGATCCTAGCGTCCGGCAACAGCCGCAGTTGCTGCGTCGAGAACATGGGGCCGGCCGCCAGCGGTCGGTCCACCCGCTCCCACTGGGTGTGAGCCATGCCGCCGACGCCGCAGGCGACGCCGTCGATGCGCTCGAAGATCGAGGGCTTGCGCATCTCGTAGACCTCGACCTTGTACCCGCGCTCGACCAGCTCGTGGGCCACGGTCAAGCCGGTGATACCAGCGCCGAAAACAGCCACCTCCTTGGGCTTGCTCAGGTAATCGCTAAGACTGTTGCTCATATTGCCTCCTCTCGTGGCGCGCCGGAGTTCAGGCGGTATGACTGCAGTAGCTGTGGAAACGACGGTGCGCGCACCGCCCCGTGCAGGTACGCCATCAGACCGTCGTAGAAGCCGAGCACGTCGTCGGGGTGGCCGCGCAACTGTAACTGCTCCGCGAGCACGGCCTCGAGCAGCGTGGATTGCGCGTCAACCAGCGCCAGAATCGCCGCGCGCGTGGTCCGCACGCTCAGCGCGGGCCGCTGGTGCGCAATCACGGTGAGAGCCGCGGCGCGCTCGAACCGCAAGCATACGGTGTCGTCATCGACCGTGATGGCAACCGCCCGCGGCGCCAAGCGCCGGCACATCTCCTCGTAGGCGTGCGGCAGCTCGCGGCGCAGCACGGCGAAGGACTCGGCCAAGAAGTCGGAGAAGCGCTTCTCAGTAGTCACGGATAAACTCCAGAATCGAGCGGCCGCAAAACTCCACCCGTTCGCCGTCGATGCAGCCCTGCACGCTGGCGCGCGCCGAGACTTCGTTGAAGATCGTCACCCCCAACCTGGTCTCGCTCGGAATCACCACTTGCGCCATATCACTGCCGGTGCAGCGGCAGGTGAGCCAATCGCCGCGGGCGCGCGCCCGCACCTCGTACGAGCGCGGCACATCGGTCGAGCACTCGGGCGCCACCAGCGCCATCACGCGCGGCACCTTGAACACCTGCGCCGGCCGCAGGTGCACCAGCTCGGCCTCGGCCTCGAGGTCGCACTCGCGAAACAGCGCCAGCAAGTGCGCGCCGCGCCACAGCAGCAGCTGCTGCGCCAACGCGCGGGTGCGCGCCCGATCGGTCAGGCGCACGAAGGTGAGGCACCACGGCACCGTCTCGCTCTCCGGCAGGACAAAGCCCCACTCCCACGACACGTCGTGACCCCACAGAAAGTGACCCCAGTTGTGGTCGTGGTACGCCGGCGCACCGTCGAGCTGGTAGCGCCGCCCCGCCACCGTGACCACGCCGCGGACTTGCAGCCGCGGCACCACCACCCAGTTCAGCGGCGGCCCGTCGAGCATGGGAATACTGGGCACATAAGCCGGCTGCGTCACCGGCGCCAGTGCCAGCTCGACGGTGATCGGCCGTTCTCGCAGAGCAACCGCAATCAGGAAGCGGCCGTCGTGAAACCGCAGCCGGTTGCCGCCGAAGGTCAGGTCGATGCGCCCGCCCCGCGAAGTCGCTTCCGCCATGGCGAACTGCTCGACGTCGCCGTCCCAGCCGCGCTCGCGCAGCAGCAAGACCAGGCGCGGAAATTCCGCCCCCTGCAGCGCCCGCGGCCGCGCATCGTCGCAGTAACTGAAGTTGACCAGCAGATCGAGCTCGGCGCTGAGGACGACGAAGTGTTGCCACTCCTTGTGATGGCGCGCTCCGCCGAGGGCGAAGGGCGATCGCCGGACGAAGTCGATGCGCTCGATGGCTTGCCCGAAATCGCCGAGCGCCGGCGCGGCTGCCGGCACCGTCATCAGACTAGCACCCCGCGGAGTTCTAGGCGGCGCGCCGGCTTGGGCGGCTCCTCGGGCGACTGAGTAGCGGAGCGGGCCGCGCTCAGATGCGTCATCACTTGTCGTGACAGAGCGATCAAGCCGAGAGCGGCGTCGACGACCGGGGCAGGCTCAGCGCCGGCGGCGGCGCCGGCCGACGGCCGGCCATAGTCGTCCGCCAAGCAATCGAGTTGCCGGCAGAAGGACACCAGGCCGAGCGCGACCTGCAGGAACATGTTGCGGTCGTCGAACTCGTCGCCGAGTTTATGCAGTGCCGGAGCCATTGCTATTGGCATCGCCGCGCGCGAATTCGAGCAGCGCGCGATCGAGATCTGGGCGACTGATGGCCTGCACTACGGCATCGATGATCGCGCTCGGCATCACCGCCTCCGGGCTGTCTTCGAGCGCGTTGAGCATCGAGCCCTCCCACAACGCCCGCCCGCGCCGGATCAGTTCCGAGCCGGCCAGCTGCGCCTGCCAGCGCCGGCCTTCCGGTGTTTGCGCGAAGCGGCGCCCTTCCGCCACCAACGCGCGAAACGCCGCCTGTGCCGCCGCCGGGTGCTTTAGCATCAGCAGCGCCGCGGCCCGCAGCACGGTGGCGAGGGAATCCTCGACCGGCAACAACAGGTGCGGGGCGTCTTCCCAGCGCTCAGCCTGCGGCCCACACCCAGGCTGCGTCACTGTAACACCTCGACTTCCAAGCTCAGGCGGCCGACCACCTTGGCCCCGGCGCAGACGTTCGCTTCGCCCCGATAGCAACCCGCGCCGGCGCGCTGATCGGGCACGACCACGAACTGAAAGCGTGCGCTCTGGCGGGGCTCCAGCTCGTTGTAGCCCGCTACCGCCCGGCCTTGGTCGTCGATACGTTCGCAACTGACCATGGCCGGCAGCACGAGACCGCCGGCCTCTTGGCGCAGCACGGGGACCGTAAAGGAGACTTGCGCGCGCTGCGCCAGCGGGTTCTCGATGACCAAGCGTGCCGTCGCGCGCTCACCCGGCTTTGCCGCCGCCTTCAGGCTGAGTTGCGCCGGCGAGGGCGCATGACGGCCGAGACGAACGAGAGTATCGGCTATGAAGTCGAAATGCTTGCCGCTGAGCTTCAGCCATTGCTCGTAGTTCAGCAGCGATAGCCGTGTGACGTCGAACAACAGGTCCGAAGCTTCGCTCTGTACCGACGGCGGCAAGGCGTAGGGTGCGGCCTGGCCGCTTTGCGCCAGCGGCGAGCGCTGCTTCAGTTCGTGAATCAAGCGTAGCTGCTGCACTGCGGTCGCGAGTGCCGCCGCCCGCGCCCGTTTCAGCAGTTCGGCGTCGTCCCGTGGTTCGTCTGTCATACGCCACCTTCCTTACCATTCCCGGCTGACCGCGAAGTCGACAAGACCGCGCAAGAAGTCGCGATGCAGTGACGGAGTCAGCCACTCGGCCTTGGCCAGCGCCTTACTGGCCTTGAGCGCGAAGCGTCGCGCCACGCTGCGGGCGTAGTCGACGCTGCCGCGGCGTTTAATCAAGTTGAGCAGGTAGTCGATTTCTTTCTGCGTCTTGACGCCGGCGCCGTTGCCGGCGCGCGCCACGGCGTCTTCGATCACCCGCCTAGCCGCAGGCCTGAGCTGAGCGCGCGCCTGCAAGTCGTCCAAAACCGCGGCCAGCTGCTGCGCCGTGCCGGGCGCCGGCAACGGCCGGCGCTTGCCGAGGATGCGCCAGGCGCGCTTGCGCTCCGTGTCGCTGGCGGTGCGCAGGGCATGCATTAGGATGAGCGTATGCTTGCCCTCCCACAGGTCGCCGGCGATCTCTTTGCCGTAGACTTCACCCTCGCCGGTGAGGTTGAGAACGTCGTCTTGAATCTGGAAAGCGACGCCGAGCAAGCCGGCGAAGCGGCGTAAGGCGGCGCTATGTTCGGGGGTCGCCCCGGCGACGATGCCGCCGATGACTGTGGGCGCGATGAAGGTGTACCAACTGGTCTTCTTGAACACCATGCGGAGGTAGTCGCTATCGGCCAGCTGCCACTGGTGACTGCGGATCCAGTCCAGTTCGATGGCCTGCCCTTCGGTGGATTCGCGGGCCATGCGCGCCACGACTTGCAGGATGCGCAGGGCTTTGCCCAGCCCGAGCAGGCGCATGTTGTCGAGCAGCGGCTCCAGCGCCAGGGCCAGCATCGCGTCGCCGACGTTGACCGCTATCGGCATCCCATGGGACCAGTGCAGCGTCGGCCGGCCGCGCCGATTCTCCGAGCCGTCCTCGACGTCGTCGTGGATCAGGAAAGCATTATGATACAGCTCCAGGATCGCGGCCGAGCGCAGCACCGCCTCCAGCGATCCGCCGAGCGCGCGGCAGGTGGCGATACACAGCGCCGGGCGCAAGGCCTTGGCCTCGCGCAGCGGGTAGTCGAGTACCAGCCCGTAGAGCACCGCATGACAGCGGCTGCTCTTCGGGATGATCTCGCGGATCTCGTGCAGCGTCAGCTGGCGACAGTCGGTCAAGTAGGCATCCAACTCGGCTGAATCCATCCTGCTTTCGTCCGTGCGGCCGGGGCGGTGTAGTCTCGCCGCTGTTACTGAACTAATCGTTTCGCTGCGTAGCACAAACGCAACACACGGCTCAAGCGCAAAAGACCAAGCCGTAAACCCGCACCGGGCAGCATCCAGGCAATTCTGCAACCTAGCGTGCCACGCGCCTCATCGCGGCCGCGTTGCGCGCCACGTCCAAGCACTCGCCTATCCCGCGCGACCGCTCGACTCGGCTACTGACTACGCCGCGCAGACAGGGTAATGTGAGCCATGGTTTTCTTGCACATCATCAGGCGCGAACCACTTGCGGGCTTTCGCCCGGTTGGGGGCGCATGGACGTGCTAGGTTTGCTGGCGATCTTCGGCCTGGGCGCTTTCGAGCTGTGGGCGGCTATTCCTGCGGGCATGGCGCTGCAGCTGCATCCGGTCACCATCGTTGTCACCACCACCCTGGGTGCAATCGCCGGCATCGTGCTGGTCACTCTTGCGGGTGAGCGCGCGCGGGTATGGCTGGAGCGCTGGCTCAGTCGTGCCGCGGGCACTAACGGCCAGGGCCGAGTGGCGCGGGTGTGGACCCGCTACGGCGTGGTTGGCCTGGGGCTGCTGTCGCCGTTGCTGGTCGGGGCGCCGATCGGCACCATCGTCGGCATGACCCTCGGGGCGCCAATGGGCCGCTTGCTGTTCTGGATGAGTCTGGGCGCCGCACTGTGCAGCGCCGGCCTCACGCTGATCGGCATGATGGGGCTGATGGGGTGGCAGTCGTTAGGCCAATGATCCCGGTGAATCGGCGGGCGCAGCGCGGCCTTGTCTGATCGCTTCATGAATCGCCGCGCGCGTGCTGGTAGAGGCGGGCGACTTCTATTGCCACCTCCTCCGGGCTGCGACTGTCAGTGTCGATTTGATGGTCGGCGGCGGCTTCGTACAAAGGGGTGCGTTGGCGCAGCACCTCATCCACTTCCTCGGTAAACGACTTGCCTGCCGTCAGGGCCGGGCGTTCGCCGCCAGCTTCGATGCGGGCGATGATTGCCGGCACCGCAGCTCGCAGCCAGAAGAGCTTGCCACCACGGCGCAAGTGGCTGACGTTCTCTGGGCGAAGAATGACACCGCCGCCGGCATCAATGATGATGTTGTCGCGCTCGCTCATGCGCTTGGTGACCTCGGACTCGAGATCGCGGAAATGCGGCCAGCCGTGCTCCGCGACGATCTGTGGGATCGAGCGCCCGGCATGGCGGACGATTTCTTGATCGAGGCTAACCACCGCCATGCCCAGCTTGGCGCCGAGCAGCTTAGCCACCGTCGATTTGCCGGTCCCGCGGTAGCCGATCAACACTAGATTCATCGCCGCCTCGACTCTGCCGCCAAGTGTTCGAGCACCACCTCGCGCATAACCGAGCGCGGCGCCGTCTTGCCGGTCCACAACTCGAACTGAATCACGGCCTGATTGACGAACATCTCCACCCCGGAGATGGTCTTGCGCCCCTGGCGCTCGGCATCAGCGAGCAGCTTGGTCTTGAGCGGGTTGTAGACGATGTCCATCACCGCCAGCTCGCGGTGCAAGAGCGACTCGGGCACCGCGCTGGCGTCGGTGTCAGGGTGCATACCCACCGGGGTGCAATTTATGAGCACCTGGCTTTCCGCCAGTCGTGCCGCCAAGGTCTTCGGCTCGAGCAACGCACCGCTGGCCTTGACTCCGGTCTTGGTTACCAGGTCGTTCGTCAGCGCCCGCAGCTCAGGCTCAATGACGCCGAGCAGGAAGAGTGCCCCGGCTTTGGCCTCGGCCAGGGTAAAGGCAATCGCCCGCGCCGCGCCACCCGAGCCCAGGATCGTTACCGATCTTCCCGCCACCTCGACACCGGCGTCGCTGAGCGCCTTGAGTGCACCGGGGCCGTCGCTTCCAAAACCTTTGAGCCGGCCGCCGTCGTTGACGACCGTGTTGACCGAACCGATACGGCGGTCAACCGCAGCCACCTCGTCCAAGTGCGGAATGATCGACACTTTGTGAGGGATGGTGACGCTCAGGCCGCGGAAGTTCTCGAACGCGCGCATGCCCGCCACCGCCGCGCCGACGTCCTCGACCCGAAAAGCGACGTAGACGTAATCGAGGTTCAACTCGGCAAAGGCACGATTGTGGATCGCCGGCGACATCGAATGGGCGATCGGGTTGCCGATCACCGCACACAGTGTGGTGCTCGGGGTAATGTCAGTGATAGCTCTCATCTGGATTCAACCTCAACGCAAGCGCACGCGCGGCCCCTTAGCATCAGGCGGCGCACTATAGCCACCCTGCCGCCCAACACCAAGCGGCGTCAGGCTCAAGCTGCTTAGCGGGTGTGCGACAAATCTGTGGGTAACGTGCAGCCGACCGGGCAAATCCTCACCAGTCTGACAGTACTGTGTACTGTCAGGCCGAGGCCCACGGCCGAAAGGGACGCAATTTGTCATTCCCGCGAAAGCGGGAATCCACGGCACCGGCTCGCTACGACCCGCCAAACGCCAAACTGGATTCCCGCTTTCGCGGGAATGACGGCCTTTCGCGGGAATGACGGCCATAACACCGAACCACGTTACCCACAAATTTGTCGCGCACCCGTGCTTAGCTATGTCGGTGCTGTCGGGCTCAGCCGTGTGATGCGCTGGTCGGCGCGCACGATCAAGCAGCGGCCGGGCCGGGGCCGGTCACGCTGAGCTAGCTGGGGAAAGCTGGCGGCGTACCACAGCATGGTGACAACGTCCCACGGCGGCGGGCTCGCGCCCGTGCCGGCGGCGATGTTGTGCACGCAGCGTAGCGGCCGCGGCGGCGCGGCGAGTCCCGCTGCCAGTGCCGTCTCCCAGTCGCGGACGAAGAGCTTCAGCGGCTGCCCCGGCGCGCGTGCGCCCAGCATTATGATCTTCCTGCCCGCGCCGGCGGCGTCGCCGGCGATCACGATCTTTTCCTCGACCGGGAAGAAGACGTTCGCCGCCTTGTCCATGAAGGTCGTTTCGTCGCGGCGAATAGGCTCAGCCGCCGGCGACTCGAGGTAGGCCAGCACGCCTGCGAGGGCAGCGCGGTCGCGGTACCAGAACTCCGTCAGGCAATCGAAGCCGGCAGGCCCGCCGGCGATCTCTTCGGCGACGTGGTTGCGTACATAGCCGCTGAACTGATCGAAATGCCGCAAGGCGAGCGGGGCGTGCACCTCTTCATAGTGCCGCCGGAACTCGGCGCGAGCGAGCTCATGGCGGCGGACGATGAGGGCGATGATCTTCACCGTCGTCCGCTCCCTAACCTTGGCGGTGTTCGGCGTACCAGTTGCGGATGTAGGCGACGATGTCACCGGTGGGCGTGCCCATGGTGAAGATCTCTTGCACGCCGCCGCGCCTGAGCGCGCGGGCGTCTTCTTCAGGAATAACGCCGCCGCCGAGCACCAGCTTGTCGCCTGCGCCTTGCGCCCGCAGCAACTCGACCACCCGGGGGAAGTGGCGCATGTGAGCTGCCGACAGGCTGCTCAGTCCGACCACGTCCACGTCTTCCTCGATCGCGGTCTTGACCACCATCTCCGGCGTCTGCTTGAGGCCACTGAAGATCACCTCCATGCCGGCGTCGCGCAGCGCCGCGGCGATCACCGTGACGCCGATGGTATGGCTGTCGAGTCCGAGCTTGGCCAGCAGCACGCGCACTCGCTTGTCACCGTCCTTGGTCATCGCCGCTCACACTGCTGCTACCATCGCATCCGGGTGGTACTCGCCGAACACCTCGCGCAACACGCCGCAAATCTCGCCGTGCGTGGCATAGGCGCGGACCGCTGCGAGCACTGACGGCATCAGATTGTCATTCCCTTGCGCCGCCCGCCGCACCTCTGCCAACGCCGTCGCCACCCTCGTTCCATCGCGCTGTGCGCGCAAGCGGCGAACTTTTTCGATCTGGCGCTGCTCGACCTCGGGGTCGAGTTTGAAGACCTCGATCGTGCGCCGCTCGCCGGGCTGCTGCAGGTGATTGACCCCGATCAGCTTGCGGGCGCCGCTTTCGATTGCCAGCGTGCGTTCGTACTGCTGGCGCGCCAGCTCGCGCTGGAAGTAACCGCTCTTGATCGCCGCCAGGGCACCGCCCAGGGCATCGATCTTAGCGATCTCCGCCAAGACCGCCGCCGCGATCGTCTTGGTCAGGTGCTCGACGTAGTAGGAACCGCCGAGCGGGTCGACGGTATCGGCGGCGCCGCTTTCGTGGGCGACGATGTTCTGAATGGCCACGCCCACGCGAATGGCTTCCTCACTCGGCAGCGCGTGGGCTTCATCGTGCAGCGGTGTGGTCATGGTCTGACCGCCGCCGCCGAGCACGCAGGCCAGCATCTGGATGGCCAAGCGGGCGATGTTGTTCAGCGGCTGCTGCAGCGTCAGCGACATCGTGCCGGGCGAGGCCGTCAGCCGCACGCACAGCGATTCGGGGCGCTTGGCGCCGTAGCGCTCGCGCATCAGCTGGGCCCAGATCCGACGATAAGCGCGCAGCTTGCCGACCGCCTCGAAGAAGTCCATGTCGATGCCGGTGACGAAACTGAAGTAAGGCGCCACGGTGTCGATGTCGAGGCCGCGTGCCAGTACGCTGTCCAAGTACTCCAGGGCAATGGCGAATGAGAACGCCAGTTCCTGCACCGGATGGGCGTGGGCCGCGTACAGCTGCGCGCTGATGACCGAGATCGGGATCCAGTTCGGGTGGTTGCGAATGGTGTACTCGATCACGTCGGTGGCAATGCGCAGGCCGTGTTCGGGCGGGAAGATGTAGCGGCCGACGCAGGTGTACTCGATCAGGATGGCGTTGGGCATCTGCAGGGTGAAGGCGCGCGGATCGACGCCGCGCTGCTCCAGTGCGGCGATGATCATCGCCAGGTTCACCGGCTGTGGAGCGTTGCACACCGAGGTCAGGCGCTTGAGCCGGTCGAACGGCAAATCGAGCGCCGCCTCCATGTCGGCGAGCGAGTCGATCGCCGTACCGGCGCGGCCGACCTCGCCCGCCGCCAGCGGATGGTCGGAGTCGTAGCCGTTGGTCGTCGGCAGGTCGTACTCGATGATCAGCCCTTCAAGACCCTGCTCCAGCATGTAGCGGCCGCGCTTGGCCCAGTCCTCGCCGGTGCCGAAGCCGGTGACCTGGGTCATCGTCCACAGCCGGCTGCGATAGCCGTTAGGCTGCGTGCCGCGCGTATAGGGGTACTCGCCCGGGAAGCCGGCGTCGCGCAGGTAATCGAAGCCGATGGCCTCCAAGTCCGCCGGGGTGTAGAGGCTCTTGATCGGCCAGCGCATGGCCTGGGTGGTGAACGGCTGCCGGCGCTCACCGTCGCGCGCCAGCGCCGGCCCGAGCGTGTTCGTCTCCCACTGGCGCTGGCGCTGGTGCAGGTCATCCGCCGGAAGTTCCGACGGCGCGGGCTTGGTCTCAGCCATCAATCTCCTCCTTACAACCGCAGACTGGGGAATCTGCCCGCGCTCAGTTACGGGGTCAATAGTGCGCCGCTTCCTTCGGCGGAAGCGGCTTGTTACACTCACTCCGTGACCACGAGCGCCACCACTACTGAGCTTTGCACGATTAGTCGAAACCCGCGTACGGGATGGACCAACCGCCGAGGCCCAGAGGACACCGGGCGAGCGATGCCCCCACGTCTGCGACGTGGACCCTTCAAGGATGAAACTTGGCAGCGACTACCGGACATGGCCCAGGACAGCGTGCGTGTTGCAGGTCAGGGAGCCGGCTGGAGGAAGTGCCTCCCTCTCCCCGCATCGTTGTGCGGGGAGAGGGTTGGGGTGAGGGGCTCGTGCGTTTCTGGCAGCACGAAGGACGCGAAGAGGTCGAAAGATGAACCCCTCACCCCAGCCCTCTCCCCGCACAACAATGCGGGGAGAGGGAGCGACACGCCAAGCGATCCCGGTAGGACGATGCCGCCGAGACAGTGGTCGAGTTTCAGGTCAGAACGCGGAAAGATCCGCAATCGGCAATCTGAAATCCGCGATCGCAGGTTTCCTCTGTGCTCGGTGTGCTCTCTGTGCCTCGGTGGTTCACCTTCGATTTCTATTGCCAGGCCCAACCGGGGCCTCTGCGCTCCGCGCTCGGCGGGCTGAGGGAGCACGGCGGTGGCAATTCGCATCACGCGCGTTTACACCCGCGGCGGCGACCGCGGCCAGACCGCCTTGGTCGGAGGCCAACGGGTGGCTAAGGACCATCCACGGATCGAAGCCTACGGCGCCATCGACGAGCTAAATGCCGTCCTCGGCGTGGTCCGAGCGTTCAACTCAGAGGGGGCAGTCACGCCGGCGCGTGCAGAGATCGAGACCCTGCTGAAGCGAATTCAGGAGCAGCTCTTCGACCTCGGCGGCGAACTGGCGACGCCGCCGCAGGCGGCCCACGAAGACATGTACCGAGTCGGCGCTAGCGATGTGGCCGCGCTCGAAGCTGATATCGATCGGCTACAGCAAGGCTTAGCGCCACTCGACTCGTTCATTTTGCCTGGCGGCGGCAAGGTCGCCGCCTTCTTGCATCAAGCCCGCACCGTCTGCCGCCGCGCCGAGCGCGACGTCCTGCGCCTCAGCCGCGAAGAGCCCATTGGCGACTTCGTCCTGCCCTGGATCAATCGCCTCAGCGACCTACTCTTCGTGCTCTCGCGCTGGGTGAGTCAGCAATGCGGCGAACCCGAGTTCCTGTGGCAGCGCGGGCTGCGCAACCACGAACGCAAAGGCAAAGAGCCAGCCAAGGAGCCAGCATAGATGTCTTCGCTTTACTTCAAGCAGCTACAGCTCGGTCCGATGCAGAACTTCGTCTACCTCATCGGCGATCCGGTCACTCGTACCGCGGCGGTGGTCGATGCCGCCTGGGACATCGATCGCATCGTCGCCATCGCCGCC
Protein-coding regions in this window:
- a CDS encoding EthD domain-containing protein — translated: MKIIALIVRRHELARAEFRRHYEEVHAPLALRHFDQFSGYVRNHVAEEIAGGPAGFDCLTEFWYRDRAALAGVLAYLESPAAEPIRRDETTFMDKAANVFFPVEEKIVIAGDAAGAGRKIIMLGARAPGQPLKLFVRDWETALAAGLAAPPRPLRCVHNIAAGTGASPPPWDVVTMLWYAASFPQLAQRDRPRPGRCLIVRADQRITRLSPTAPT
- a CDS encoding cobalamin B12-binding domain-containing protein, with protein sequence MTKDGDKRVRVLLAKLGLDSHTIGVTVIAAALRDAGMEVIFSGLKQTPEMVVKTAIEEDVDVVGLSSLSAAHMRHFPRVVELLRAQGAGDKLVLGGGVIPEEDARALRRGGVQEIFTMGTPTGDIVAYIRNWYAEHRQG
- a CDS encoding methylmalonyl-CoA mutase yields the protein MAETKPAPSELPADDLHQRQRQWETNTLGPALARDGERRQPFTTQAMRWPIKSLYTPADLEAIGFDYLRDAGFPGEYPYTRGTQPNGYRSRLWTMTQVTGFGTGEDWAKRGRYMLEQGLEGLIIEYDLPTTNGYDSDHPLAAGEVGRAGTAIDSLADMEAALDLPFDRLKRLTSVCNAPQPVNLAMIIAALEQRGVDPRAFTLQMPNAILIEYTCVGRYIFPPEHGLRIATDVIEYTIRNHPNWIPISVISAQLYAAHAHPVQELAFSFAIALEYLDSVLARGLDIDTVAPYFSFVTGIDMDFFEAVGKLRAYRRIWAQLMRERYGAKRPESLCVRLTASPGTMSLTLQQPLNNIARLAIQMLACVLGGGGQTMTTPLHDEAHALPSEEAIRVGVAIQNIVAHESGAADTVDPLGGSYYVEHLTKTIAAAVLAEIAKIDALGGALAAIKSGYFQRELARQQYERTLAIESGARKLIGVNHLQQPGERRTIEVFKLDPEVEQRQIEKVRRLRAQRDGTRVATALAEVRRAAQGNDNLMPSVLAAVRAYATHGEICGVLREVFGEYHPDAMVAAV
- a CDS encoding cob(I)yrinic acid a,c-diamide adenosyltransferase — encoded protein: MRITRVYTRGGDRGQTALVGGQRVAKDHPRIEAYGAIDELNAVLGVVRAFNSEGAVTPARAEIETLLKRIQEQLFDLGGELATPPQAAHEDMYRVGASDVAALEADIDRLQQGLAPLDSFILPGGGKVAAFLHQARTVCRRAERDVLRLSREEPIGDFVLPWINRLSDLLFVLSRWVSQQCGEPEFLWQRGLRNHERKGKEPAKEPA